The sequence below is a genomic window from Planktothrix serta PCC 8927.
GTTTTTCCCTATCTACCCTACTGTATGGGATAGGTGGATTAACTTTTTTAGCTACTCCCAAAGCAGAAGCAGCAACAAATTTTAACTGTCCGGGCCAATTTCCTCAAAACAGAATGCAGTTTTCTGTGAGTTATCTTGATGGCCGATTTACAACCATTACGTTAACCCCTCAAAGTGGGCCACCTCGCACCAATCAATTAAGATATGATCGACCCAACGAGCGAGGAGAATTAGTGTATCGGGGGGGTGATATGGGAGGCGCTGATATCATTGTCATCGACTTATCAAAAGGAGCAGTTCAACCGGGTACAGAAGTTTCTGTTTCACTAGATGGACAGTGGGCGAGAGGAACTTGTAGTCTCTAATTCAGTTAACTTTTAAAATAGGACTGACACAGAAACCGAGTTCTGAATAATCAACCCGGTTTCTGGGAATAGGATATGATTTGTCATTTTATGATTGGTGTTCCCGGTTCGGGAAAGTCAACAGTTGCTCAACAACTGGCGGAACTTACGCAGGGTTTAATTATTTCTACCGATCGCATTCGAGAACAACTTTATGGGGATGAAATTATTCAGGGGAATTGGTTAGAAATTGAAGGGGAAGTCTTGCGAGAAATGGAAAAGGCGATCGCGTCTTCTCAACCGATTATTTATGATGCGACCAATGTTTATCGACATTGGCGACTCGAACTATTAGAAAAAATTGCCTTAATTTCTCCTGAAATTCCTCGTGTTTGGGTAGCTTGGGTATTAGAAACCCCGATAGAAACTTGCAAACAGTGGAATCAAAATCGCTCTCGTCAGGTTCCTGAATCTATTATTGAACAGATGGGGAATGCGATCGCCAATTGTCCTCCGACTCCCTCCGAAGGATTTATCAAAGTTTATTATTTAAAACCAGGCTATTTCGACTTAAAAACGCTACTAATATTATCCTAAACCGGGTTAATATTCCAAATAGTCTGACAATAGGTTTGGACAATTTCATCAGAAGAAAAACGACCTAGACGAGCCACATTTAAAATAGACATTTGCGTCCATTTTTCCCAGTTTCGATAGGTTTTGCTGACTTGATCTTGACAATCCAAATAGGATTGATAATCGGCAAAAATCATATATTCATCATGATATAATAAGGCATCAATTAACGTTTTGAATAGATTCGGATCACCTTGGGAAAAATAACCCGATGCAATTTGATCAATACTTTCCCGCAAGCTTTCGTTAGTATGATAATAACTCCAAGGATTATACCCTTTAGCTTTTAAAGCTTCAGTTTCGGGTAAACTTAAGCCAAAATCAAAGAAATTTTCGGCTCCGACTGCGTTGCGTAATTCTTCGCTGGCTCCATCGACAATTCCCATTGTTAACGCGCCATTAAAGGCGGGTTTTAAAATTGCAATTCCTGCCGATTTTTTACCCGCCATTGCTAAATGTTCAGACACATCTGCTGCGGGATAGATGCGTTCACTTAAAGTGGGAGTAACATTGGGAATAAATACTACTTTTAAGCGATCGCCAATAATCGGATCGGAATTAACCACTTGACCCACCGCATGAATTAATTTAATCATCAATTTCCCCATCACATAACCGGGGGCTGTTTTTCCGCCAAAAATAAACGTTTGGGGAACATAATCTAAGTCAGGATTTTTGCGAATTTGATTGTAGAGGGCAATAATTTTAAACACATTCAAATGCTGGCGTTTATATTCTTGAATTCGTTCAATTTGAATATCAAAAATAGAATCGGGATTCACCATAATCCCACAATTTTGTTCAATATAATTAGCCAGTTGTCGTTTATTTTCCTGTTTAATATTTCGCCAAGCTAAACGAAATTCTACCTGATCCATTTCCGCTTCTAAACGATGCAGATCGGCTAAATTTTTGATCCAGCTATTCCCAATTTTATAAGTAATTAATTCTGTTAAACGAGGATTTGCTAAAACCAACCAACGCCGAGGGGTAATTCCACTGCTAATCGCCCGAAATTTTTCCGGGGTTAATTCATAAAAATCAGGAATAATAGATTGCTTTAATCGTTCTGTTTGCCAAAGAGAAATCCCATTAATTGCATAACTTCCCACACAAGCTAAGTGTGCCATGCGGACATACCGTTCTCCAGTTTCATCAATTAAGGATAATCGGGCTAATTTGGTAAAATCCCCCGGATATTGACTCCGAACTTTAATCAAAAATCGATTATTAATTTCATAGATAATTTCTAAATGACGGGGTAATAAACTCCCTAACAATCCAATCGCCCATTTCCCTTGAACTTCGGGTGATAGTGTAGGATTGAGATAAGTAAAAGTTTGCCGTGTAATTGACCAAGCTTGTTCCCAATCCAAGGCATATTCATCAATAAATAATCGCATTAATTCTGCAATTGCGATGGCACTGGGAGTATCATGAAGTTGAACGGCATAACGTCTATAAAAGGTGTCTAAACTCTCTCCTGTTGCTAAATGATTCCGAATCATATCTTGTAGAGAACAGGACACTAAAAAGAATTGTTGTTCTAAACGTAATTGTTTTTCTTGAATCAGTTCATCATGGGGATATAATACTTTGGTGAGTAATTCGACAAAGGGTTTTTCCAGAACGGTTCCATAATAATCCCCAATATTAAAATCTTGATAATTTAAGGAAACAATCGGTTCTGCTTTCCACAGTCGCAAGGTATTAATTCTCTGGCTTTGATAACCGGAAATCGGGGTATCATAGGGAACGCCTTTAATACAACGATGGCCAATCCAACGCACTCGATAGCGTCCTTGATCATCATAATAGGCTTCGGTATGACCGCCTAATTTTACATTTACCGTTGCTTCTGGACGCTCAATTTCCCAAGGATTTCCATACCGTAACCATTTATCAATTTTTTCAACTTGCCAACCATTGCGAATTTCTTGATCAAAACTGCCAAATTCGTAGTGAATTCCATAGGCTATAGCAGGAAGATTCAAGGTAGAGAGGGAGTCTAATTCATTAACAGGTAATTGGGCAACATTACCATATCCTAAACTGGGTTCTATTTCTTGATCAATTAATTCTTGTAAATTTAAGTTAAAGGTTTCAAGACATTGTTGTATTGGTTCCCATATATTGAGATTGATCAGATGATTAGCGAGATGGCATCCTAATGAATATTCGGCGGAAAAATAGCAAACCTGTTTAACATGATTTTGAGCGTCGGTTTGAGTTGTTTTGACCCAAGAAGGCATTAATAATTGTCGAATGGTATAGGCTAAGGCTTGATATAATTCTTGGGGGGTTGCCGTTGTCGGTAATTTACCCTGAAGATAGAGCAGGTTAGCCGCAAAGTTTCGTTGTAAATGCTCTAAAGAAATTGCAGTTTCAGGATCACCTGCCATTAAATCGTTCAAAATAGAATCGGGAAATGGATTCATATCGGCAAAATAATCACCCGTGAGGGTAGAGATTGTTTAAGTTTAATAGGTACAATGATAAAACTTTATGGCGCGTCAGTCATCCTAGAATATAAAGTAGAGAGACGCGCCGTGGCACGTCTCTACATTTTCCCCTAGAGTTTTGATTTTTTAAACCGTTGCGAAATGAAAGGATACCCCCAACCCAGCCGCCATTTCTTCGGCGGTAATTTGACCATCGTTATCTTGATCCAGAGCATCAAATACGGCATCAGTTCCTGACCATTCTTCACGGGTAATATAGCCATCTCCATCTAAATCATACGCCCGGAAAATGTCTTCGGCCGCATGGCTAATCACTTCTTTTCCTTCTAAACGAGCTAGGCGTTCAGTTAAGAATTTTTCTAAGGCTTCTAAGGCTTTAGAAAACCCTTTAATTCCTTCTTCTAACTTCTCTGAAGCCATGGCATCTTCGGCGTGCATTCGGTTAAAAGTGTCTTGATCAATCGAGATTTTTTCCATCTCAAATGTCCCTACAGTTTTGGGGTCAAGTTTGCGGGGTAAGTCACCAATAGTAGATTGTAATTCTTCTAATAAGGCGGGAGAAATCGTTAATAAATCACAACCTGCTAACTCGGTAATTTCCCCAATATTACGGAAACTTGCCCCCATGACTTCTGTTTGATAACCGAATTTTTTATAATAGTTATAAATTCGGGTCACAGATAACACGCCAGGGTCTTCCTCTGGAGGATAGGAATCTCGCCCGGTGTCTTTTTTATACCAATCTAAAATCCGCCCCACAAAGGGAGAAATTAAGGTAGCCCCGGCTTCAGCACAGGCGATGGCTTGATGAATGCCAAATAATAGGGTTAAATTACAATGAATCCCTTCTTTTTCGAGAACTTCTCCGGCTTTAATTCCTTCCCAAGTGGAGGCAATTTTAATTAAAATGCGATCGCGGGAAATTCCAGCTGCTTCATATTGATCAATCAGATAACGACCTTTAGCAATAGTGGCTTCGGTATCATAAGATAACCGAGCATCGACTTCCGTTGACACCCGCCCCGGAATAATTGCTAATATTTTTAATCCAAAGGCAACGGCTAACCGTTCAAAGGCTAAGGTTGCTACTTCTGAAGCGGAAGCACTCTCCCCTAACTCCTGACGAGCTTTTTTGAGGGTATCATCCACAATTTCCTCATATTGAGGCATTTGGGCGGCGGCGGTAATTAAGGAGGGGTTTGTGGTTGCATCTCTGGGGGTGTAGATTTCAATGGCTTGGATATCTCCGGTATCCGCCACTACAACAGTCATGTCCCGCAGTTGTTCTAGTAGAGTTTGTCCCATTAGTTTCCGTCCTTTATTTAGGTCATTAACAGTTAACGGTCGGCTGTTTCCATATAAAGTAAAGTATATCAAATCTGTTTTTTTTTTGACACTCTACTAAATGCCTCAATCTTGATAGAATCTCAACAATTTCGATCAAGAGTTTTATTATTATAAACGATATAAAAAATCTGAGGTTAATCTTTATAAAAAAATTAGGATCGCTAAAAATCGGGTGCGTCAGCGTTGTTTGACACACCCGCAGATAGATTTTAGATAATTCTACCTATTAATCCTTGATTTTATTAGACAGAATTGGATTAAAAAATCGGATTAAACCGTCACGCCTCGGCTACTGAGAACCTCTTGTAATTGAGCTTCTTCATCTTTACTCAGAGAGGTTCTTAACACGGTTCCGCCATAAGGTGCGATTTCTTCTAACACTTTATCTGGGGTAACTTTCCGCACTAAAACAAACAGAGCAGAGGTTCCCGGTTGCAGGGTTTCCCCTAAAGATTTCATAAAGTTATCATCAACACCAATATCACTTAAGGCACCACTGGCGGCTCCGGCGGCGGCCCCTACTGCGGCTCCTAACAGGGGACTAAGGAATAAAGTTCCAATTAATAAACCCCAAAACCCGCCACTGACTGCACCCGCAGTGGTTAAGTCAACGGCTTGCTTGAGTTTAACTTTGCCTTCAGCATTCTTGACAATCACCGCAGCGTCTTCTAACTCGATTAAATGTTCTTTTTGTAATTTAATCAAAGTCAGACGGACTTCTTCGGCTTTGTATTCGCTATCGTAAGCGATCGCAATTAAGTCACTCATGGTTAAAAATCATAAAATTAGTCATCAACAGTTTAGCACAAAATCGCTTTTTTGCCCCGACTAAAAAAGGGAGGAGCGGGTTTATTAGACTTAACATGGGGATGTGATCAATTGTCTCGAACCCGCCCCTACAATTTGTTTTAAAAGGGCGATCGCATTTCTAAACCTCTGATCAATTCAATCGTAATTCTGTAGGGGCGGGTTCTGAAAAAATATTTGATTATAATCAATCAGCTTACTAAACCCGCCCGGCTGTACTATTTTATCCCCTTGAGCTATTGTAAAATCAGTCTGCAAGCTAACAGAAACCGGGTTTCTAGGAACTTAGTCTGGGTATACAGAAACCGGGTTTCTGAAGTTATCTTGATTTCTCACAACAAATCCAACAGAGAAACCCGGTTTCTAGAAATTTAAAACGGCCATTTCCAATTCACAATTTCATCTTTGTCCATGCCATGTTCATAGGCATAATTGACATTTTCGATGATAGCATTTTTCATGCGTTCCCGAACATAAGCCGCCGCCGAACCTAATTTAGGTACTCGGTCAATGACATCCATCACCAAATTAAAACGGTCAACTTGGTTATTAATCGCCAACTCTAAAGGCGTATTAATATTCCCCTTCTCTTTATACCCTCTAACGTGCAAATTCGGGTGATTTGTCCGCCGATAAGCTAACTTGTGAATTAACCAAGGATAGCCATGAAAATTAAAGATAATCGGTTTATCTGTTGTAAACAAACTATCAAAATCTCGGTCAGATAAACCGTGAGGATGTTCCGAATCCGGTTGTAACTTGAATAAATCTACCACGTTCACAAACCGAACTTTTAAATCCGGTATTTCTTCCCGTAAAATAGCCGTTGCTGCTAAAGATTCCATTGTCGCCACATCGCCACAACTCGCCATAATTACATCAGGAATATCCGGGTCTTTTCCGCAATCATCACTGCTTGCCCATTCCCAAATGCCAATGCCTTTAGTACAATGTTTAATGGCTTCATCCATTGTTAAAAATTGCAGATGTTTCTGTTTATCCGCAACAATCACATTGATATAATCCGTACTCTTTAAACAATGGTCAGCAACGGATAATAAACAGTTAGCATCGGGGGGTAAATAAATCCGAGTCACACTGGCGCTTTTATTTGTTACCACATCTAAAAATCCGGGGTCTTGATGACTAAACCCGTTATGATCTTGACGCCAAACCGTTGAAGACAAGAGAATATTTAACGAAGAAATCGGCGATCGCCAGGGTACTTCATTTTTGCAAATATCCAACCATTTCGCGTGTTGGTTGAACATGGAATCAATCACGTGAGCAAAGGCTTCATAAGTATGGAAAAATCCATGACGTCCGGTGAGCAAATACCCTTCTAACCAGCCTTCTAAGGTATGCTCACTCAACATTTCCATCACCCGGCCGTCGGTAGCTAACTCACTTCCGTCTAAATCTTCCGGGTAAAAATCCCCCATCCAGATTTTTTTACTAACCTCATATATCGGATTTAAACGATTAGAGGCGGTTTCATCGGGGCCAAATACCCGGAAATTCTGCATATTATTCCGCATCACATCCCGGAGGAAATTGCCCAAAAGCTTTGTATTTTCTACTTCCGACTTCCCTGGATGTTCCACAGAAACCCCATATTGTCGGAAATCGGGTAATTTTAAATCTTTTCGCAGTGCCCCTCCGTTGGCGTGGGGGCTCGCACTCATCCGCTTGGTTCCTTGGGGGGCTAAAGCCTTGAGTTCAGGAATTAAACGGCCGTTTTCACCAAATAATTCTTCCGGTTTATAACTCCGCATCCAATCTTCTAATAACTGAAGATGGGGCGGGTTGGTGGTGACATCAGCCATCGGGACTTGGTGTGCTCGCCAGAAGCCTTCAACTTTATGACCATCCACCTCCGCAGGGCCCGTCCAACCTTTGGGACTCCGCAAGACAATCATCGGCCACATCGGACGTTTAGCCGTACCCGTTGACCGCGCTTCTGCTTGAATAGTTTTAATTTCCGTAATGGATTCTTCTAATATAGCTGCCATTTTCTGGTGCATTAAGGTCGGGTCTGACCCTTCGACAAAATAGGGTTTATAGCCATAACCTTTAAACAGCGCTTCTAATTCCTCATGGCTAATCCGCGATAAAATAGTCGGGTTGGCAATTTTATACCCATTCAAATGTAGAACAGGCAACACCGCCCCATCTCGAATCGGATTCAAAAATTTGTTAGAATGCCAAGCAGTGGCTAAAGCTCCGGTTTCGGCTTCTCCATCCCCCACCACACAAACGGAGATTAAGTCGGGGTTATCAAATACAGACCCATAAGCATGAGATAAACTATAGCCTAACTCCCCTCCTTCATGAATAGAACCGGGGGT
It includes:
- the glgP gene encoding glycogen/starch/alpha-glucan family phosphorylase, which gives rise to MNPFPDSILNDLMAGDPETAISLEHLQRNFAANLLYLQGKLPTTATPQELYQALAYTIRQLLMPSWVKTTQTDAQNHVKQVCYFSAEYSLGCHLANHLINLNIWEPIQQCLETFNLNLQELIDQEIEPSLGYGNVAQLPVNELDSLSTLNLPAIAYGIHYEFGSFDQEIRNGWQVEKIDKWLRYGNPWEIERPEATVNVKLGGHTEAYYDDQGRYRVRWIGHRCIKGVPYDTPISGYQSQRINTLRLWKAEPIVSLNYQDFNIGDYYGTVLEKPFVELLTKVLYPHDELIQEKQLRLEQQFFLVSCSLQDMIRNHLATGESLDTFYRRYAVQLHDTPSAIAIAELMRLFIDEYALDWEQAWSITRQTFTYLNPTLSPEVQGKWAIGLLGSLLPRHLEIIYEINNRFLIKVRSQYPGDFTKLARLSLIDETGERYVRMAHLACVGSYAINGISLWQTERLKQSIIPDFYELTPEKFRAISSGITPRRWLVLANPRLTELITYKIGNSWIKNLADLHRLEAEMDQVEFRLAWRNIKQENKRQLANYIEQNCGIMVNPDSIFDIQIERIQEYKRQHLNVFKIIALYNQIRKNPDLDYVPQTFIFGGKTAPGYVMGKLMIKLIHAVGQVVNSDPIIGDRLKVVFIPNVTPTLSERIYPAADVSEHLAMAGKKSAGIAILKPAFNGALTMGIVDGASEELRNAVGAENFFDFGLSLPETEALKAKGYNPWSYYHTNESLRESIDQIASGYFSQGDPNLFKTLIDALLYHDEYMIFADYQSYLDCQDQVSKTYRNWEKWTQMSILNVARLGRFSSDEIVQTYCQTIWNINPV
- a CDS encoding transaldolase; translated protein: MGQTLLEQLRDMTVVVADTGDIQAIEIYTPRDATTNPSLITAAAQMPQYEEIVDDTLKKARQELGESASASEVATLAFERLAVAFGLKILAIIPGRVSTEVDARLSYDTEATIAKGRYLIDQYEAAGISRDRILIKIASTWEGIKAGEVLEKEGIHCNLTLLFGIHQAIACAEAGATLISPFVGRILDWYKKDTGRDSYPPEEDPGVLSVTRIYNYYKKFGYQTEVMGASFRNIGEITELAGCDLLTISPALLEELQSTIGDLPRKLDPKTVGTFEMEKISIDQDTFNRMHAEDAMASEKLEEGIKGFSKALEALEKFLTERLARLEGKEVISHAAEDIFRAYDLDGDGYITREEWSGTDAVFDALDQDNDGQITAEEMAAGLGVSFHFATV
- a CDS encoding DUF1269 domain-containing protein — translated: MSDLIAIAYDSEYKAEEVRLTLIKLQKEHLIELEDAAVIVKNAEGKVKLKQAVDLTTAGAVSGGFWGLLIGTLFLSPLLGAAVGAAAGAASGALSDIGVDDNFMKSLGETLQPGTSALFVLVRKVTPDKVLEEIAPYGGTVLRTSLSKDEEAQLQEVLSSRGVTV
- a CDS encoding ATP-binding protein, translated to MICHFMIGVPGSGKSTVAQQLAELTQGLIISTDRIREQLYGDEIIQGNWLEIEGEVLREMEKAIASSQPIIYDATNVYRHWRLELLEKIALISPEIPRVWVAWVLETPIETCKQWNQNRSRQVPESIIEQMGNAIANCPPTPSEGFIKVYYLKPGYFDLKTLLILS
- a CDS encoding phosphoketolase family protein, producing MVAAPDKPLELNNPLNEEELHQINAYWRACNYLAVGMIYLRENPLLKQPLKPSDVKHRLLGHWGSSPGLSFIYIHLNRLIKKYDLDMIYLAGPGHGAPGVLGPVYLEGTYSEIYPNISEDAEGMEKFFKQFSFPGGIGSHCTPETPGSIHEGGELGYSLSHAYGSVFDNPDLISVCVVGDGEAETGALATAWHSNKFLNPIRDGAVLPVLHLNGYKIANPTILSRISHEELEALFKGYGYKPYFVEGSDPTLMHQKMAAILEESITEIKTIQAEARSTGTAKRPMWPMIVLRSPKGWTGPAEVDGHKVEGFWRAHQVPMADVTTNPPHLQLLEDWMRSYKPEELFGENGRLIPELKALAPQGTKRMSASPHANGGALRKDLKLPDFRQYGVSVEHPGKSEVENTKLLGNFLRDVMRNNMQNFRVFGPDETASNRLNPIYEVSKKIWMGDFYPEDLDGSELATDGRVMEMLSEHTLEGWLEGYLLTGRHGFFHTYEAFAHVIDSMFNQHAKWLDICKNEVPWRSPISSLNILLSSTVWRQDHNGFSHQDPGFLDVVTNKSASVTRIYLPPDANCLLSVADHCLKSTDYINVIVADKQKHLQFLTMDEAIKHCTKGIGIWEWASSDDCGKDPDIPDVIMASCGDVATMESLAATAILREEIPDLKVRFVNVVDLFKLQPDSEHPHGLSDRDFDSLFTTDKPIIFNFHGYPWLIHKLAYRRTNHPNLHVRGYKEKGNINTPLELAINNQVDRFNLVMDVIDRVPKLGSAAAYVRERMKNAIIENVNYAYEHGMDKDEIVNWKWPF